A single Garra rufa chromosome 9, GarRuf1.0, whole genome shotgun sequence DNA region contains:
- the LOC141343150 gene encoding uncharacterized protein: MHRHDDVTSFLQQSVSPFDQLVVSKFLKIRPKILGALEISIGITMLILTIWTGFLYLLWSCLITILTGSVTVSAACTRNICRVRISQFLNCFNAIAAALSIPFHCLDSDGVALILLVFCDALVFIISVTVSSSTCDCCRMKSRHVSVSYINRDVPYMTDNNIVLQCQQGPFAPPPNYDPSVPPPKYSLFPSTPPANYNSSPSAPPPNYDPSPSAPPPNYDPSPSAPPLSYEPDLFEPPPS, translated from the exons ATGCATAGACATGACGATGTGACCAGCTTTCTGCAGCAGTCAGTGTCACCTTTTGACCAGCTTGTGGTGTCTAAATTCCTGAAGATCAGGCCAAAGATTTTGGGG GCTTTGGAAATATCAATAGGTATAACAATGTTAATCTTAACAATCTGGACGGGATTTTTATATCTCCTCTGGTCATGTTTAATT ACGATTTTAACAGGGTCTGTGACTGTGTCAGCTGCATGTACACGTAACATATGCCGG GTCCGAATCTCACAATTTCTTAACTGTTTCAATGCCATAGCAGCTGCTCTCTCCATTCCATTTCACTGTCTTGACAGTGAC GGAGTGGCTCTAATTCTCTTGGTTTTCTGTGATGCGCTGGTCTTCATCATCTCTGTTACAGTTTCCTCGTCTACCTGTGACTGCTGCAGGATGAAG TCAAGACATGTTTCAGTCAGTTACATAAACAGAGATGTGCCTTACATGACTGACAACAATATTGTGCTTCAGTGCCAACAAGGCCCTTTTGCACCTCCACCAAACTATGATCCTTCAGTACCTCCACCAAAATACAGTCTATTTCCTTCTACCCCACCAGCAAACTACAACTCAAGTCCTTCAGCACCTCCACCAAACTATGATCCAAGTCCTTCAGCACCTCCACCAAACTATGATCCAAGTCCTTCTGCACCTCCACTAAGTTACGAACCAGATCTTTTTGAACCTCCACCAAGCTAA